One window of Mus caroli chromosome 11, CAROLI_EIJ_v1.1, whole genome shotgun sequence genomic DNA carries:
- the Evi2a gene encoding protein EVI2A — translation MEHKGQYLHLVFLMTTVWASSPGTRPNYTHLWASSVTASGPSNQNGSSRHPSDNNTNFVTLAMGHKVSTTDKPASSPTVPLASTSTPESSTPRAFKNSSPTAEIKSQGETFKKEVCENTSNAAMLICLIVIAVLFLICTFLFLSTVVLANKVSSLKRSKQVGKRQPRSNGDFLASSGLWTAESDTWKRAKELTGSNLLLQSPGVLTAAREKKHEEGTEKLN, via the coding sequence ATGGAGCACAAAGGACAGTACCTGCATCTTGTTTTCCTGATGACAACAGTGTGGGCCTCGTCTCCTGGAACAAGACCAAACTACACACACCTGTGGGCTAGCAGTGTCACTGCCTCGGGTCCCAGTAATCAGAATGGCTCCAGCAGACATCCGAGTGACAATAACACAAACTTTGTCACTCTTGCCATGGGTCACAAGGTGAGCACCACAGACAAGCCTGCATCATCTCCCACTGTGCCTTTAGCTTCCACATCTACACCTGAGTCCTCCACGCCCCGTGCCTTCAAAAACAGTTCTCCAACAGCAGAGATCAAAAGTCAGGGGGAAACGTTTAAAAAGGAAGTCTGTGAGAACACCAGCAATGCTGCCATGCTAATTTGCTTAATTGTAATTGCAGTGCTTTTCCTTATCTGTACCTTTCTATTTCTATCAACTGTGGTTCTGGCAAACAAAGTCTCATCTCTCAAAAGGTCAAAGCAAGTAGGCAAGCGCCAGCCGCGGAGCAACGGTGACTTTCTGGCAAGTAGTGGGCTCTGGACTGCTGAGTCGGACACTTGGAAAAGAGCAAAGGAGCTCACAGGCTCCAACCTCCTGCTGCAATCTCCTGGTGTGCTTACAGCCGCCAGGGAGAAAAAGCACGAAGAAGGAACTGAAAAACTCAACTAG